In the genome of Falsirhodobacter halotolerans, one region contains:
- a CDS encoding site-specific integrase, with translation MGHTLHLFRRGDTYQWRRRLSSPSTGSWVLQVSLRTTDPARARILARRLTAESDRMLDQIHDEILTPAEASAWLRHVVTEEMARARKNRDIIFADGGADARADWAMATAWRMLARRSVNAELEDEDIEELQRQGRSAADVHQLDVTLDMLGQEVRSEPRIRKMARAFRDLTGRGDAHIPVPMLLQLRKLFVEGRAAAWEKMPEDQGMSIASELAASLAEDIVRSERDTFLDAVKPWDGVMRAAEPVVPAPIVPDDGMELVSAPCVTPVPESAASATDHRHALPPTVLDLSEPGFDPEISSVIDRLVAQKARANVSSVTLQQYRTFGALFMRVTGVADVRGIRKHHVARFRDVLQRMPKSWGKSPGDANATVEDMLAKARTLPKDRVGLAPSTINRHLENLKHLLEHASDEGIHIDEKVKPARLRLAEEKRERDKRSSFRRAELEALFQHTIWQGCKSHARRNHFGTEIITDGLYWVPILAAYTGARREELAALTVRDVQVEDGVHFLNLAENDNRGLKNFSSVRRVPLHDRVLALGFMDHVQKARRRGKDVFPELRPMKHSKDDRSKKFGDRMYYAFGKALEHIFEGNPRKLCLHSMRHYVRDQLALDTTIAEKVRYDLIGHEMSDVDSRTYGEASPLQALHQAINKLPVVI, from the coding sequence ATGGGCCATACCCTTCATCTCTTTCGGCGGGGCGACACCTATCAATGGCGCCGTCGCCTGTCGTCTCCGTCCACAGGTTCGTGGGTCCTGCAGGTGTCCTTGAGGACGACGGACCCGGCTCGGGCGCGTATACTCGCACGCAGATTGACTGCCGAGAGCGACCGCATGCTGGACCAGATCCACGACGAAATCCTGACCCCTGCCGAGGCCAGCGCCTGGCTCCGCCATGTCGTGACCGAGGAGATGGCACGCGCCCGCAAGAATCGGGACATCATCTTTGCCGACGGCGGGGCGGACGCACGTGCCGACTGGGCGATGGCGACGGCGTGGCGGATGCTGGCCCGGCGGAGCGTGAACGCCGAGTTGGAGGACGAGGACATCGAGGAACTCCAACGGCAAGGTCGCTCGGCAGCGGATGTCCACCAGCTCGACGTCACGCTCGACATGCTCGGGCAGGAAGTCCGGAGCGAGCCGCGTATCCGGAAGATGGCACGGGCATTCCGCGACCTGACAGGGCGCGGCGATGCGCACATCCCGGTCCCGATGCTCCTCCAACTCCGGAAGCTTTTCGTCGAAGGTCGGGCGGCTGCATGGGAGAAGATGCCCGAGGATCAGGGCATGAGCATCGCGTCGGAACTGGCTGCCAGCCTTGCCGAGGATATCGTCAGGAGTGAGCGGGATACTTTCTTGGATGCGGTGAAACCATGGGATGGAGTCATGCGCGCGGCGGAGCCTGTGGTGCCGGCTCCGATCGTTCCGGATGATGGCATGGAATTGGTATCCGCGCCATGTGTCACACCGGTTCCCGAAAGCGCCGCGTCTGCGACAGATCATCGTCACGCGCTTCCCCCCACTGTGCTTGACCTGTCGGAGCCCGGGTTCGACCCGGAAATCTCGAGTGTGATCGACAGGCTTGTCGCGCAGAAGGCACGTGCGAACGTTTCCTCGGTGACCTTGCAACAATACCGGACGTTCGGGGCACTGTTCATGCGGGTCACGGGAGTTGCAGATGTTCGAGGCATCCGGAAACATCACGTGGCACGGTTCCGAGACGTGCTGCAACGCATGCCGAAAAGTTGGGGTAAGAGCCCGGGCGACGCGAATGCAACAGTAGAAGACATGCTCGCCAAGGCTCGCACCCTGCCGAAGGATCGCGTTGGCCTCGCCCCTAGCACGATCAACCGCCACCTCGAAAACCTCAAGCACTTGCTCGAACATGCTTCGGATGAGGGCATCCACATCGACGAAAAAGTTAAGCCGGCCCGACTGCGGCTGGCAGAAGAAAAGCGAGAGCGGGACAAGCGGTCATCTTTCCGCCGCGCCGAACTGGAGGCACTCTTCCAGCACACAATCTGGCAAGGTTGCAAATCGCACGCTCGCCGGAATCATTTCGGGACCGAGATCATTACGGACGGCCTTTACTGGGTCCCGATCCTCGCGGCGTATACTGGCGCACGACGGGAGGAGTTGGCGGCCCTCACCGTTCGGGATGTCCAGGTCGAGGACGGCGTTCACTTCTTGAACCTCGCCGAAAACGACAACCGAGGCTTGAAAAACTTTTCTTCAGTGCGCCGTGTGCCGCTTCACGATCGGGTGCTCGCATTGGGCTTCATGGACCATGTCCAGAAGGCGCGCCGGCGGGGAAAGGACGTTTTCCCGGAACTCCGGCCCATGAAACATTCGAAGGACGATCGGTCGAAGAAGTTCGGAGACCGGATGTATTACGCGTTCGGGAAGGCGCTGGAGCATATTTTTGAGGGTAATCCCCGGAAGCTGTGCCTGCACTCCATGAGGCACTACGTCCGTGACCAGTTGGCCCTCGACACGACCATCGCCGAGAAAGTTCGCTACGACCTCATCGGCCATGAGATGTCGGATGTCGACAGCCGGACCTATGGCGAAGCCAGTCCTCTACAAGCGCTTCATCAGGCGATCAACAAGCTTCCGGTGGTGATCTGA